The Flavobacteriales bacterium genome window below encodes:
- a CDS encoding cobalamin-dependent protein (Presence of a B(12) (cobalamin)-binding domain implies dependence on cobalamin itself, in one of its several forms, or in some unusual lineages, dependence on a cobalamin-like analog.), translated as MQEATPYKPKNKVRIVTAASLFDGHDAAINIMRRIIQSTGCEVIHLGHDRSVDEVVNTAIQEDAQAIATTSYQGGHTEYFKYMYDLLKERGAGHIKIFGGGGGVILPEEVKELMDYGVTRIYSPDDGRELGLQGMINDLVRQSDYEVGASLNGEVSHLNEKDPKSIARLISAAENNPDGSKETLKEIDELAAESNTPVLGITGTGGAGKSSLVDELVRRFLLDFEDKTIGIVSVDPSKRKTGGALLGDRIRMNSINHPRVYMRSLATRQSNLALSKHVQEAVNILKAAKYDLIILETSGIGQSDTEILDHSDVSLYVMTPEYGAATQLEKIDMLDFADVIALNKFDKRGALDALRDVKKQYQRNHNLWDRDPDSMSVYGTIASQFNDPGMNELYRVLMEQVNEKTEADLESSYSSTKEMSEKIYIIPPKRTRYLSEISENNRGYDEWVEQQAKVAEELYGVHTGIESLKNSNLDDKDCLIKGLQERFEQVKLDLDPHNWKLIEDWEEKKKKYSEPEYVFKVRDKEIRIKTHTESLSHTQVPKVAVPKYKAWGDLLKWMLQENVPGEFPYTAGIYPFKREGEDPTRMFAGEGGPERTNRRFHYVSLDMPAKRLSTAFDSVTLYGHDPDRRPDIYGKIGNSGVSICCLDDAKKLYSGFDLADPKTSVSMTINGPAPMLLGFFLNAAIDQQCEKYIKAEGLEAEVQKNMDAIFAEHDVQRPQYQGELPEGNDGLGLMLLGVTGDQILPQAVYQKIKADTLKQVRGTVQADILKEDQAQNTCIFSTEFALRLMGDVQEYFIEQEVRNFYSVSISGYHIAEAGANPITQLAFTLANGFTYVEYYLSREMDIDAFGPNLSFFFSNGIDPEYAVIGRVARRIWAKSLKQKYGANPRAQMLKYHIQTSGRSLHAQEIDFNDIRTTLQALYAIYDNCNSLHTNAYDEAITTPTEASVRRAMAIQLIINKELGLAKNENPLQGSFIIEELTDLVEEAVLMEFDRITERGGVLGAMETMYQRSKIQEESLYYETLKHNGTYPIVGVNTFLNKEGSPTVIPGEVIRATPEEKEYQIEMLGRLHQRYSDEAEKALKQIQEAALENKNIFEELMEATKVCSLGQITQSLFQVGGQYRRNM; from the coding sequence ATGCAAGAAGCCACTCCATATAAGCCGAAGAACAAAGTACGGATCGTTACCGCTGCGAGTCTATTCGACGGGCACGATGCTGCGATCAACATCATGCGCCGTATCATTCAAAGCACGGGATGTGAAGTCATCCACCTTGGACATGATAGGTCTGTGGACGAAGTGGTGAATACGGCTATTCAGGAGGATGCCCAAGCTATTGCCACGACCTCTTATCAAGGAGGTCATACGGAGTACTTCAAGTATATGTACGACCTGCTCAAGGAGCGCGGCGCCGGGCACATCAAGATCTTTGGTGGCGGTGGTGGAGTTATTTTACCTGAGGAGGTTAAAGAACTGATGGACTACGGCGTAACCAGGATCTACAGTCCGGACGATGGTCGCGAGCTCGGTTTGCAAGGAATGATCAACGACTTGGTTCGCCAAAGTGATTACGAGGTAGGTGCTTCTTTGAATGGAGAAGTGAGTCATCTAAATGAAAAGGATCCGAAATCAATAGCGCGATTGATCTCTGCAGCAGAGAATAATCCGGATGGAAGTAAGGAGACTCTGAAAGAGATCGACGAGCTAGCGGCTGAGTCAAATACCCCGGTACTGGGGATCACGGGAACGGGTGGTGCCGGAAAATCGAGCTTGGTCGACGAATTGGTTCGCCGTTTTCTGCTCGATTTTGAGGACAAGACCATCGGAATCGTTTCAGTGGATCCGTCGAAACGCAAAACGGGTGGAGCATTGTTGGGTGACCGTATTCGTATGAACAGCATTAATCACCCCAGAGTGTACATGCGTTCCTTGGCAACGCGTCAGAGCAATCTTGCCCTATCGAAACACGTACAGGAGGCCGTCAATATTCTTAAAGCAGCGAAGTACGATCTGATCATTTTAGAAACCTCGGGAATTGGCCAAAGTGATACAGAGATCTTGGATCACAGCGATGTTTCGCTCTACGTCATGACTCCTGAATACGGAGCCGCCACGCAGCTCGAAAAGATCGACATGCTCGATTTTGCCGATGTGATTGCATTGAATAAGTTCGATAAGCGAGGAGCATTGGATGCCTTGCGCGATGTTAAGAAACAATACCAGCGAAACCACAACTTGTGGGATCGCGACCCCGATTCGATGTCGGTTTACGGCACCATTGCGAGTCAGTTCAACGATCCCGGAATGAATGAGCTCTATCGTGTATTGATGGAGCAGGTGAACGAAAAGACCGAAGCGGATTTGGAGAGCAGCTACAGCTCCACCAAGGAGATGTCAGAAAAGATTTACATCATTCCACCCAAGCGCACGCGCTATCTAAGCGAGATCTCGGAAAACAACCGCGGATACGACGAATGGGTAGAGCAGCAGGCCAAAGTTGCCGAGGAGCTTTATGGAGTTCATACCGGGATTGAAAGCTTGAAGAATTCGAACCTCGATGATAAGGATTGCTTGATCAAAGGACTTCAAGAGCGCTTCGAACAGGTGAAGCTCGACCTCGATCCACACAACTGGAAACTCATTGAGGATTGGGAAGAGAAAAAGAAGAAATACAGCGAGCCCGAATACGTATTCAAGGTGCGCGATAAGGAGATTCGCATCAAGACGCATACGGAATCGTTATCCCACACGCAGGTTCCCAAGGTAGCTGTACCGAAGTACAAGGCTTGGGGTGATTTGCTCAAGTGGATGTTACAAGAGAATGTTCCCGGAGAGTTCCCTTATACGGCCGGTATTTATCCTTTCAAAAGAGAGGGAGAAGACCCGACGCGCATGTTTGCCGGAGAGGGTGGTCCGGAGCGTACGAATCGCCGTTTCCATTACGTTAGTCTCGACATGCCTGCAAAGCGATTGTCGACCGCTTTTGATTCGGTGACCTTGTACGGTCATGACCCGGATCGACGACCGGACATCTACGGTAAGATCGGGAATTCAGGGGTAAGTATTTGCTGTTTGGACGATGCGAAGAAACTGTACAGCGGCTTTGATTTGGCCGACCCGAAGACATCCGTTTCGATGACCATTAACGGTCCGGCCCCGATGCTTCTCGGTTTCTTCTTGAATGCGGCCATTGACCAGCAGTGCGAAAAGTACATTAAGGCCGAAGGGTTAGAAGCCGAAGTGCAAAAGAATATGGATGCCATCTTTGCGGAGCACGATGTTCAGCGGCCACAATACCAGGGTGAATTGCCGGAGGGAAATGACGGTCTGGGACTCATGTTGTTAGGAGTCACGGGGGACCAAATCCTGCCGCAGGCAGTATACCAAAAAATCAAGGCAGATACGCTCAAGCAAGTTCGCGGTACGGTACAGGCCGATATCCTCAAGGAGGATCAGGCGCAGAATACCTGCATTTTTTCGACCGAATTCGCATTGCGATTGATGGGCGATGTGCAGGAGTATTTCATTGAGCAGGAGGTACGCAACTTCTATTCGGTATCGATCAGTGGTTACCACATTGCAGAAGCTGGTGCGAATCCGATTACGCAGCTGGCCTTTACGTTGGCCAATGGCTTTACGTATGTGGAGTACTATTTGAGCCGGGAGATGGATATCGATGCTTTTGGTCCGAATTTATCGTTCTTCTTCAGCAATGGTATCGATCCGGAGTACGCCGTGATCGGACGTGTGGCTCGGCGCATTTGGGCGAAATCATTGAAGCAGAAGTACGGGGCGAATCCACGTGCGCAAATGTTGAAGTACCATATTCAGACATCGGGCCGTTCGCTGCATGCTCAAGAGATCGACTTCAACGATATTCGAACGACTCTGCAGGCATTGTATGCGATCTACGACAACTGTAATTCGCTGCACACGAACGCCTATGACGAGGCAATTACGACTCCAACCGAGGCCAGTGTGCGCCGCGCTATGGCGATTCAGTTGATCATCAATAAGGAATTGGGATTGGCCAAGAATGAGAATCCTCTTCAGGGAAGCTTTATCATTGAGGAATTGACTGACTTGGTGGAAGAGGCCGTGTTGATGGAATTCGACAGGATCACCGAACGCGGAGGCGTTTTGGGAGCTATGGAAACCATGTATCAGAGAAGCAAGATCCAGGAGGAGTCGCTGTACTACGAGACTTTGAAGCACAATGGGACGTATCCGATCGTTGGGGTAAACACCTTCTTGAATAAAGAGGGTTCGCCGACGGTTATTCCGGGCGAGGTCATTCGAGCTACTCCGGAAGAAAAGGAATACCAGATCGAAATGTTAGGGCGTTTGCATCAGCGTTATTCCGATGAAGCTGAGAAAGCCTTGAAGCAAATTCAAGAGGCGGCATTGGAGAACAAGAATATTTTCGAGGAACTCATGGAGGCGACCAAGGTTTGTTCATTAGGGCAAATCACTCAATCATTGTTTCAAGTCGGGGGTCAGTATCGTCGGAATATGTAA